AGTTGCCCCCTTCTTTGGGTACATCATAACGAAACGCATTCTGGTGGCTTATCCCAATGCATGGCACACCTTGCCGCTTAGCCGCCCACGCAGTCACAGGCTCAAAGTCATTAATCACTAAGTCATAAGGCGTAAGATCGATCTGGTTAATCTCACGGAGAAATCGCCAGATGTTATTCTTGATGAATGTTTTGCCGTATTTAACCTGCCCCTGCTCGCTGTAAAAAGTTAAGCCGCTGCGAGTCTGATAGTTGCCAAACGCTTCCATCGAAAAGTATTTGCTCGCTTCTCGACCTGAGAATAGAAAATCGACATCGATATTTTGCTGACGAAAAGCAACAGCCATTGCTCTCGCCCTCGCGATGTGACCATTCCCCGTACCTTGTACACCATATAAAATTTTCATGCATGTTCCTTTGAATTTACCACTTTAGCTCGGCAGTGATTGCCAACAAAATGATTACAGAATGAAACTGATAGCAAGGCTAGTACAAGCGATGCCCAAGGCTGCACCAATCAGTACGTCCGTTAAAAAGTGCACACCGAGCAGGATTCGAGAGCCTGCAATCGCAGTTGCCCACACTAAGCTAAAGAGGTACAAGCTCGGATAGAAATGTCCAATTAGGGTCGCCATAACAAAAGCCGCAGCGGAATGCCCTGAAGGCAGGCTGTATTTATCGGATGGCACAATATGAGAGTGAAGCAGTGAAGAGAATTCAGCTGGTCTACGGCGCTTGAGGGTATTTTTGGCCAGCCAGTAGATAGGCAGTTCGATAGCAAAAGCGGTTAAGCCCACCAAAAGAAAATCTCGACCGGTGTTGCTATCAGCCAGCAGTGCAACCAAAGCAATCAAAACATAAAGGTGTCCGTCTCCAGTATGAGACACCGCTTTACTCAAGGTTGCATGTTGCCCGCTGTAACGGTTCTTTAAGCAGAAAACAGAAAATGCCACATCCCAGCGGACAATAGGTTCGATAGTACGCATACGTTCTCCTTAACAATCCTTATTCAGTTAAGGCTCAAGTTATTCCCCTGAAATGACAGTTAAGTGACGTTTTGAATGAACTAAAATGAATTTTGAAGCAAATGACTCAACTAAATTGGGCATCCCAAGCTTGAGTGTGATCACACAGATACAAATAAAGCGACTCAAGGTCGCTTTATTGTTTGTTATTTCTTTAAAGACGAATAAACGAAGACTCTATAACGAGAGTGGCTCGTGCTTTTTCACCAAACCGAAATCCGCCAATATCGCGTAGGCCGCTGGGATCATAAACAGCACCAGTAAGGTCGAGGCAAATATGCCGAACACAATCGAAATAACCAATGGCTGGATAACCTGAGCCTGCAAGCTAGT
This region of Vibrio sp. BS-M-Sm-2 genomic DNA includes:
- a CDS encoding phosphatase PAP2 family protein, giving the protein MRTIEPIVRWDVAFSVFCLKNRYSGQHATLSKAVSHTGDGHLYVLIALVALLADSNTGRDFLLVGLTAFAIELPIYWLAKNTLKRRRPAEFSSLLHSHIVPSDKYSLPSGHSAAAFVMATLIGHFYPSLYLFSLVWATAIAGSRILLGVHFLTDVLIGAALGIACTSLAISFIL